Proteins from a genomic interval of Phalacrocorax aristotelis chromosome 3, bGulAri2.1, whole genome shotgun sequence:
- the CAD gene encoding multifunctional protein CAD isoform X1 yields MGCLVLQDGSVLRGRPFGAAWTAAAGEVVFQTGMVGYPEALTDPSYKAQILVLTYPLVGNYGVPRDETDPFGLSRWFESSKIHVAALVVGECSETPSHWSASRSLDQWLKEQNIPGLEGVDTRALTKKIREKGTLLGKLVLDGTPEESLSFEDPNKRHLVQEVSLKTPHVFNSGGLLRITAVDCGLKYNQVRCLCERGAAVTVVPWDHPLDTADFDGLFISNGPGDPQLCQETVSSLRQVLDAPQPKPVFGICLGHQLLSLALGARTYKMKYGNRGHNQPCLHEDTQRCFITAQNHGFAVEAGSLPPGWVPLFTNANDGSNEGLVHEHKPFFSVQFHPEHRAGPTDLEGLFDIFVEVARDLRSGDSSARTVRQRLRDWLTYDNAPEEGQDAARPRKVLILGSGGLSIGQAGEFDYSGSQAIKALKEENIQTVLINPNIATVQTSKGLADKVYFLPITPEYVTQVIRNERPDGVLLTFGGQTALNCGVELTKAGVLERYCVRVLGTPVTSIEMTEDRKVFVEKMEEIGEHVAPSEAAASLEQAQAAAERLGYPVLVRSAYALGGLGSGFANTREELVALVSQAFTHTSQVLVDKSLKGWKEIEYEVVRDAYNNCVTVCNMENLDPLGIHTGESIVVAPSQTLNDTEYFMLRRTAVKVVQHLGIVGECNIQFALNPESEQYYIIEVNARLSRSSALASKATGYPLAYVAAKLALGIPLPLLRNSVTNSTTANFEPSLDYCVVKIPRWDLSKFLRVSTKIGSSMKSVGEVMAIGRNFEEAFQKALRMVDENCVGFDHTVKPASDVELETPTDKRIFVLAAALRAGYSIERLYELTKIDRWFLHKMKNITDHAVLLESYREEQSTMPPAVLKRAKQLGFSDKQVALAVLSTELAVRKMRRDLKILPVVKQIDTVAAEWPAQTNYLYLTYNGTEHDLVFREPHVMVIGSGVYRIGSSVEFDWCAVGCIQELRKMGFKTIMVNYNPETVSTDYDMCDRLYFDEISFEVVMDIYELENPEGVILSMGGQLPNNIAMALHRQQCRILGTSPEAIDSAENRFKFSRLLDSIGISQPLWKELSDMESAKHFCCKVGYPCVVRPSYVLSGAAMNVAYSDSDLEKFLSNAVAVSKEQPVVISKFIQEAKEIDVDAVACDGVVVAIAISEHVENAGVHSGDATLVTPPQDITPKTLERIKAIVHAVGQELQVTGPFNLQLIAKDDQLKVIECNVRVSRSFPFVSKTLGVDLVALASQVIMGEDVEPVGLMTGTGIVGVKVPQFSFSRLAGADVVLGVEMTSTGEVACFGENRCEAYLKAMLSTGFKIPKKNILLTIGSYKNKSELLPTVRTLESLGYNLYASLGTADFYTEHGIKVMAVDWHFEEADGSEAGARETQRSILDYLAENHFEMVINLSMRNSGGRRLSSFVTKGYRTRRQAVDYSVPLIIDIKCTKLFVEALGQIGAAPPLKIHVDCMTSQKLIRLPGLIDVHVHLREPGGTHKEDFASGTAAALAGGVTMVCAMPNTSPAVTDAASFALAQKLAEAGARCDFALFLGASSENASSLGPLAGAAAGLKMYLNDTFSSLRMDNVSLWMEHFEQWPRHLPIVAHAERQTVAAILMVAQLYQRPVHICHVARREEILLIKAAKQKGIPVTCEVAPHHLFLCRDDLGRLGEGRAAVRPVLGTRQDVEALWENMDTIDCFATDHAPHTLEEKQGQEPPPGYPGLETMLPLLLTAVSEGRLTMEDVIQRLYENPRKIFGLPVQEDTYVEVDLEHEWIIPSCTAFSKARWTPFEGMKVKGTVRRVVLRGEVAYIDGQVLVPPGYGQDVKKWPSGAVLAPHAASAKESTKTPERPRHVATGETLRSRASSPRRTGPGGEGRFHLPPRIHRASDPGMPAFRRLGAVHRPGARGTADDVREKAVRKAAEADPAVIQDSYFYPPGPLPRQASPQGVPHFQTSPLLHPLVGQHILSVQQFSKEQMSHLFNVAHTLRMLVQKERSLDILKGKVMASMFYEVSTRTSSSFAAAMSRLGGSVLSFSEATSSVQKGESLADSVQTMCCYADVLVVRHPKPGAVELAAKHCRKPVINAGDGVGEHPTQALLDIFTIREELGTVNGMTITMVGDLKHGRTVHSLARLLTQYRVNLRYVTPPSLRMPPDITSFVASKGIKQEEFGSIEEALPDTDVLYMTRIQKERFSLAEEYEACFGQFILTPHIMTRAKEKMVVMHPLPRVNEISVEVDSDPRAAYFRQAENGMYMRMALLATVLGRY; encoded by the exons ATGGgctgcctggtgctgcaggaCGGGTCGGTGCTGCGCGGCCGCCCCTTCGGGGCCGCCTGGACCGCCGCGGCGGGGGAAGTCG TCTTCCAGACCGGCATGGTGGGCTACCCCGAGGCCCTCACCGACCCCTCCTACAAGGCGCAGATCCTGGTTCTCACCTACCCGCTCGTCGGCAACTACGGTGTTCCCCGGGACGAGACCGACCCCTTCGGCCTCAGCCGG TGGTTCGAGTCCAGCAAGATCCATGTAGCCGCACTGGTCGTGGGCGAGTGCTCGGAGACCCCTAGCCACTGGAGTGCGTCCCGCTCCCTTGACCAGTGGCTGAAGGAGCAGAACATCCCGGGGCTGGAAG GGGTGGATACTCGGGCCCTAACAAAGAAGATCCGCGAGAAGGGGACGCTGCTGGGGAAGCTGGTGCTAGATGGGACCCCTGAGGAAAGCCTGTCCTTTGAGGACCCCAACAAGCGGCACCTGGTGCAGGAGGTGTCGCTGAAG ACACCCCATGTGTTCAACTCTGGTGGGTTGCTGCGCATCACAGCAGTCGACTGCGGCCTCAAGTACAACCAGGTGCGGTGCCTGTGCGAGCGGGGGGCAGCCGTCACCGTGGTGCCCTGGGACCATCCGCTGGACACAGCAG ACTTTGATGGGCTGTTCATCAGCAATGGCCCCGGGGacccacagctctgccaggaGACAGTGTCTAGCCTGCGCCAGGTGCTGGACGCCCCCCAGCCCAAGCCTGTCTTCGGTATCTGCCTGGGGCACCAGCTGCTCTCCCTGGCCCTTGGTGCCCGCACCTACAAGATGAA GTACGGGAACCGCGGGCACAACCAGCCATGCCTGCATGAGGACACGCAGCGCTGCTTCATCACGGCGCAGAACCACGGCTTCGCGGTGGAGGCAGGCAGCCTGCCGCCTGGCTGGGTCCCGCTCTTCACCAACGCCAACGACGGCTCCAATGAGGGCCTGGTCCACGAGCACAAGCCCTTCTTCAG CGTCCAGTTTCACCCTGAGCACCGCGCTGGCCCCACGGACCTGGAGGGGCTCTTCGACATCTTCGTGGAGGTGGCACGGGACCTGCGGAGTGGAGACAGCAGCGCCCGGACAG tgcGGCAGCGGCTGCGGGACTGGCTGACCTACGACAATGCACCGGAGGAGGGCCAGGATGCAGCCCGTCCCCGCAAGGTGCTGATCCTGGGCTCCGGTGGCCTCTCCATTGGGCAGGCGGGCGAGTTTGACTACTCAGGGTCACAG GCCATCAAAGCACTGAAGGAGGAGAACATCCAGACAGTGCTGATCAACCCCAACATCGCCACGGTGCAGACCTCCAAGGGGCTGGCAGACAAGGTCTACTTCCTCCCCATCACGCCTGAGTATGTCACCCAG GTGATCCGGAACGAGCGCCCCGATGGGGTGCTGCTGACCTTCGGGGGGCAGACGGCCCTCAACTGCGGTGTGGAGCTTACCAAGGCGGGCGTGCTGGAGCGGTACTGCGTGCGGGTGCTGGGTACCCCTGTTACCTCCATCGAGATGACAGAGGATCGCAAGGTCTTCGTGGAGAAGATGGAGGAGATTGGGGAGCACGTGGCACCCAGTgaggctgctgcctccctggaaCAG GCGCAGGCGGCGGCCGAGCGGTTGGGGTACCCGGTGCTGGTGCGCTCTGCCTATGCCCTCGGGGGCCTGGGCTCTGGCTTTGCCAACACCCGGGAGGaactggtggcactggtgagCCAGGCCTTCACCCACACCTCCcaggtcctggtggacaagtctctgaagggctggaaggagatTGAGTACGAGGTGGTGCGGGATGCCTACAACAACTGTGTCACG GTGTGCAACATGGAGAACCTGGACCCGCTGGGGATCCACACGGGCGAGTCCATCGTGGTAGCGCCCAGCCAGACCCTCAATGACACCGAGTACTTCATGCTGCGGCGCACAGCCGTGAAGGTGGTGCAGCACCTGGGCATCGTGGGCGAGTGCAACATCCAGTTTGCCCTGAACCCCGAGTCGGAGCAG TACTACATCATCGAGGTGAACGCCCGGCTCTCCCGCAGCTCAGCCCTGGCCAGCAAGGCCACTGGCTACCCCCTGGCCTATGTGGCTGCCAAGCTGGCCCTGGgcatcccccttcccctcctcag GAACTCTGTCACCAACTCCACCACGGCCAACTTTGAGCCCAGCCTGGACTACTGCGTGGTGAAGATCCCGCGCTGGGACCTCAGCAAGTTCCTGCGCGTTAGCACCAAGATCGGCAGCTCCATGAAGAGCGTGG GGGAGGTCATGGCCATCGGGAGGAACTTCGAGGAGGCTTTCCAGAAGGCCCTGAGGATGGTGGACGAGAACTGCGTGGGCTTTGACCATACTGTGAAGCCGGCCTCAGACGTG gagctggagacgccaacagACAAGCGGATCTTTGTGCTGGCGGCCGCGCTGCGGGCCGGCTACTCCATTGAGCGGCTCTATGAGCTGACCAAGATCGACCGCTGGTTCCTGCACAAGATGAAGAACATCACAGACcatgcagtgctgctggagTCGTACCGCGAGGAGCAGAGCACCATGCCGCCTGCCGTGCTTAAGCGGGCCAAGCAGCTTGGCTTCTCTGACAAGCAGGTGGCCCTGGCTGTCCTCAG CACCGAGCTGGCCGTGCGGAAGATGCGGCGTGACCTGAAGATCCTGCCGGTGGTGAAGCAGATTGATACCGTAGCAGCAGAGTGGCCAGCCCAAACCAACTACTTGTACCTGACCTATAACGGCACCGAGCACGACCTGGTCTTCCGTGAGCCCCATGTCATGGTCATCGGCTCCGGTGTCTACCGCATTGGCAGCAGCGTCGAGTTTGACTGGTGTGCTGTCGGCTGCATCCAGGAGCTTCGCAAG ATGGGCTTCAAGACAATCATGGTGAACTACAACCCTGAGACAGTGAGCACTGACTATGACATGTGTGACCGTCTCTACTTCGATGAGATCTCCTTTGAG GTTGTGATGGACATCTACGAGCTGGAGAACCCCGAGGGTGTGATCCTGTCCATGGGCGGGCAGCTGCCCAACAACATTGCCATGGCCCTGCACCGGCAGCAGTGCCGCATCCTGGGCACCTCCCCAGAGGCCATCGACTCAGCTGAGAACCGCTTCAAATTCTCCCGCCTGCTCGACTCCATTGGCATCAGCCAGCCGCTCTGGAAGGAGCTCTCCGACATGGAG TCGGCCAAGCACTTCTGCTGCAAGGTGGGGTACCCCTGTGTCGTGCGCCCCTCCTACGTGCTGAGCGGCGCTGCCATGAATGTGGCCTACTCGGACAGTGACCTGGAGAAGTTCCTGAGCAATGCTGTCGCAGTGTCCAAGGAGCAGCCTGTTGTCATCTCCAAGTTCATCCAGGAGGCCAAG GAGATAGACGTGGACGCAGTGGCCTGCGATGGTGTGGTAGTGGCCATCGCCATATCGGAGCACGTGGAGAACGCCGGGGTGCACTCAGGTGACGCCACGCTGGTGACGCCCCCTCAGGACATCACCCCCAAGACGCTGGAGCGCATCAAGGCCATTGTCCATGCTGTcgggcaggagctgcaggtcACCGGGCCCTTCAACTTGCAGCTCATCGCCAAG GACGACCAGCTGAAGGTGATCGAGTGCAATGTCCGTGTCTCTCGCTCCTTCCCCTTCGTCTCCAAGACCCTGGGGGTGGACCTGGTGGCTCTGGCCAGCCAAGTGATCATGGGCGAGGATGTGGAGCCTGTGGGGCTGATGACAGGCACGGGCATCGTCGGCGTCAAG GTGCCACAGTTCTCCTTCTCACGCCTGGCGGGTGCCGATGTGGTGCTGGGCGTGGAGATGACCAGCACAGGTGAGGTGGCCTGCTTTGGGGAGAACCGCTGTGAGGCTTACCTGAAGGCCATGCTCAGCACTGGCTTCAAGATCCCCAAGAAGAACATCCTTCTGACCATCGGCAGCTACAAG AACAAGAGTGAGCTGCTGCCCACGGTGCGGACCCTGGAGAGCCTCGGCTACAACCTGTATGCCAGTCTTGGCACTGCTGACTTCTACACCGAGCATGGCATCAAG GTGATGGCTGTGGACTGGCACTTCGAGGAGGCGGATGGCAGCGAGGCCGGTGCCCGGGAGACCCAGCGCAGCATCCTGGACTACCTGGCTGAGAACCACTTCGAGATGGTCATCAACCTCTCGATGCGCAACTCGGGGGGCCGCCGGCTCTCCTCCTTTGTCACCAAGGGGTACCGCACCCGGCGCCAGGCCGTTGACTACTCTGTGCCGCTTATCATCGACATCAAGTGCACCAAGCTATTTGTGGAG gCACTGGGCCAGATTGGGGCAGCCCCCCCACTGAAGATACATGTGGACTGCATGACGTCCCAGAAACTCATCCGCCTGCCAG GCCTGATCGACGTCCATGTCCACCTCCGCGAGCCGGGCGGCACCCACAAGGAGGACTTTGCGTCAggcacagcagctgccctggccgGGGGTGTCACCATGGTGTGCGCCATGCCCAACACCAGTCCCGCTGTCACTGATGCTGCCTCCTTTGCCCTGGCGCAAAAG CTGGCTGAGGCCGGGGCCCGCTGCGACTTTGCCCTCTTCCTGGGGGCTTCCTCAGAGAATGCCAGCTCGCTGGGCCCCCTGGCCGGGGCAGCTGCCGGGCTCAAGATGTACTTGAATGACACCTTCTCCAGCCTGCGGATGGACAATGTGTCGCTGTGGATGGAG CACTTTGAGCAGTGGCCGCGGCACCTGCCCATCGTGGCGCATGCGGAGCGGCAGACGGTGGCCGCCATCCTGATGGTGGCCCAGCTGTACCAGCGCCCTGTGCACATCTGCCATGTGGCCCgcagggaggag ATCCTCCTCATCaaggcagcaaagcagaagggGATCCCAGTGACATGTGAGGTGGCCCCGCACCACCTCTTCTTGTGCCGGGATGACCTGGGACGCCTCGGGGAGGGCCGAGCGGCTGTGCGGCCGGTGCTGGGCACCCGCCAGGACGTGGAGGCGCTCTGGGAGAACATGGACACCATTGACTGCTTTGCCACAGACCATG CCCCTCACACGCTGGAGGagaagcaggggcaggagccACCTCCCGGCTACCCTGGCCTAGAGACGatgctgccgctgctgctgacGGCTGTCTCTGAGGGGCGGCTCACCATGGAGGACGTCATCCAGCGCCTCTATGAGAACCCTCGCAAGATCTTTGGGCTGCCCGTGCAGGAGGACACCTATGTGGAG GTGGACCTGGAGCATGAGTGGATCATCCCCAGCTGCACAGCCTTCTCCAAGGCACGCTGGACACCCTTCGAGGGCATGAAGGTGAAGGGGACAGTGCGGAGGGTGGTCCTGCGTGGGGAGGTTGCCTACATTGATGGGCAG gtgctggtgcCTCCTGGCTATGGGCAGGACGTGAAGAAATGGCCCTcgggagctgtgctggcaccgCATGCAGCCTCTGCCAAGGAGAGCACGAAG ACCCCTGAGCGACCCCGGCATGTGGCGACTGGTGAGACACTACGCAGCCGAGCCTCCAGCCCCCGCCGGACCGGCCCCGGGGGTGAGGGGCGCTTCCACCTCCCACCCCGCATCCACCGGGCCTCTGATCCCGGGATGCCAG CGTTCCGGAGGCTGGGAGCCGTGCACCGCCCGGGCGCCCGAGGCACCG CTGATGATGTCCGTGAAAAGGCCGTCAGGAAGGCGGCAGAGGCGG ATCCAGCTGTGATCCAGGACAGCTACTTCTACCCACCGGGCCCCCTCCCGCGTCAGGCGTCCCCCCAGGGTGTGCCCCACTTCCAGACCTCCCCGCTGCTGCACCCCCTTGTTGGGCAGCACATCCTCTCTGTTCAACAGTTCTCCAAGGAGcag ATGTCACATCTGTTCAACGTGGCACACACTCTGCGCATGCTGGTGCAGAAGGAGCGGAGCCTGGACATCCTCAAG GGCAAGGTCATGGCATCCATGTTCTACGAGGTGAGCACACGGACCAGCAGCTCCTTCGCGGCAGCCATGAGCCGGCTGGGCGGCTCCGTCCTGTCCTTCTCAGAGGCCACCTCCTCAGTGCAGAAGGGCGAGTCACTGGCTGACTCTGTGCAGACCATGTGCTGCTATGCAGACGTGCTGGTGGTGCGGCACCCCAAGCCGGGCGCTGTTGAG ctggctgccaagCATTGTCGCAAGCCCGTGATCAACGCCGGGGACGGGGTCGGGGAGCACCCCACGCAGGCGCTGCTGGACATCTTCACCATCCGTGAGGAGCTGGGCACCGTCAATGGCATGACA ATCACCATGGTGGGTGATCTGAAGCATGGGCGCACAGTGCACTCCCTGGCCCGCCTGCTCACCCAGTACCGCGTCAACCTGCGCTACGTGACGCCCCCCAGCCTCCGCATGCCCCCTGACATCACCAGCTTCGTGGCCTCCAAGGGCATCAAACAG GAGGAGTTTGGGAGCATCGAGGAGGCACTGCCCGACACTGACGTGCTCTACATGACACGCATCCAGAAGGAGCGCTTCTCCCTGGCTGAGGAGTACGAGGCC tgCTTTGGGCAGTTCATCCTCACGCCCCACATCATGACCCGGGCCAAGGAGAAGATGGTAGTGATGCACCCCCTGCCCCGTGTCAATGAGAtcag CGTGGAGGTGGACTCGGACCCGCGCGCCGCGTACTTCCGGCAGGCGGAGAACGGCATGTACATGCGGATGGCGCTGCTGGCCACCGTCCTGGGCCGCTACTGA